In uncultured Campylobacter sp., a genomic segment contains:
- a CDS encoding GlcNAc transferase, with product MKLEEIAKMAIDEVAMELERMDAAREKQDVSQETNETKDGINLANAPVSSGDVNLTNAAGLANLVGEISVADETSEFEAALGSAVNSQKTAAEFDGVEESVLTAAPQKAFEVEVANFTGEEIFLKNLKERVLVLFEGLNATSEENLKDRLSLTLKFLEFVLANVENRLENLQK from the coding sequence ATGAAACTAGAAGAAATAGCGAAAATGGCGATAGACGAGGTGGCGATGGAGCTAGAGCGAATGGACGCCGCGCGCGAAAAACAGGACGTATCGCAAGAGACAAACGAAACCAAAGACGGGATAAATTTAGCAAATGCGCCCGTATCAAGCGGCGACGTAAATTTAACCAATGCCGCGGGCCTTGCAAATTTAGTCGGCGAGATAAGCGTAGCGGACGAGACTAGCGAGTTTGAGGCGGCTTTGGGTAGCGCGGTAAATTCTCAAAAAACGGCGGCAGAATTTGACGGCGTAGAGGAGTCCGTCCTGACTGCCGCGCCGCAAAAAGCCTTTGAGGTCGAGGTTGCGAATTTTACGGGCGAGGAGATATTTCTAAAAAACCTAAAAGAACGCGTTTTGGTGCTTTTTGAAGGACTAAACGCGACTAGCGAGGAAAATCTAAAAGACAGGCTATCGCTCACGCTTAAATTTTTAGAATTCGTGCTGGCAAATGTCGAAAATCGGCTCGAAAATCTGCAAAAATAA
- the leuB gene encoding 3-isopropylmalate dehydrogenase: MAKIYNIAVIKGDGIGPEIVDEAIKALDAASAEFGFELSYNYYLMGGAAIDVFGEPLPSETLNGALNSDAVLFGAIGGPKWDGLPRHLRPESGLLKLRKGLGAYANLRPAMIFDELVDASTLKPSVLQGVDFIVVRELTGGIYFGQPREKKENSAYNTMTYTSEEIERIAKVGFETAMKRKKRVCMVDKANVLETSQLWREVTSEVAKSYPEVNLEFMYVDNAAMQLVRAPSKFDVILTENLFGDILSDEASMVCGSIGLLPSASIGGKVGIYEPIHGSAPDIAGQGIANPVATILSAAMMLRYSFGENAAAQAIENAVKAALAQGYRTKDIAQFDAKEICTTSEMGSIVASLVKKA; this comes from the coding sequence ATGGCTAAAATTTATAACATAGCGGTGATAAAGGGCGACGGCATCGGCCCTGAGATAGTTGATGAGGCGATAAAGGCGCTAGATGCGGCTAGCGCGGAGTTTGGTTTTGAGCTTAGCTATAACTATTACCTGATGGGAGGCGCTGCGATCGACGTGTTTGGCGAGCCTTTGCCTAGCGAGACGCTAAACGGCGCGCTAAACTCGGACGCGGTGCTTTTCGGCGCCATAGGCGGGCCTAAATGGGACGGCTTGCCGCGTCATCTGCGCCCTGAAAGCGGGCTTTTGAAGCTGCGAAAAGGGCTTGGCGCGTATGCGAATTTGCGCCCCGCGATGATATTTGACGAGCTAGTTGACGCTAGCACGCTAAAGCCGTCAGTCCTTCAGGGCGTCGATTTTATCGTGGTTAGAGAGCTAACGGGCGGGATATATTTCGGTCAGCCGCGCGAGAAAAAAGAAAACAGCGCCTACAACACGATGACCTACACGAGCGAGGAGATCGAGCGCATCGCAAAGGTCGGATTTGAAACCGCGATGAAGCGCAAAAAACGCGTCTGCATGGTCGATAAGGCAAACGTGCTAGAGACTAGTCAGCTGTGGCGAGAGGTCACGAGCGAGGTCGCAAAGAGCTATCCGGAGGTAAATTTGGAGTTTATGTACGTTGATAACGCAGCCATGCAGCTAGTGCGCGCGCCTAGTAAATTTGACGTGATTTTGACGGAAAATCTCTTCGGCGATATCCTAAGCGACGAAGCTAGCATGGTGTGCGGCTCGATAGGACTGCTACCAAGCGCTAGCATCGGGGGTAAGGTTGGCATCTACGAGCCTATCCACGGCAGTGCGCCCGATATCGCGGGGCAGGGCATCGCAAACCCGGTCGCTACGATACTAAGCGCTGCAATGATGCTTAGATATTCATTTGGCGAAAATGCGGCCGCGCAAGCGATCGAAAACGCCGTAAAAGCCGCACTCGCGCAAGGATACAGGACGAAGGATATAGCGCAATTTGACGCTAAAGAAATTTGCACTACGAGCGAAATGGGCAGTATCGTAGCCTCGCTCGTAAAAAAAGCGTAA
- a CDS encoding YfbM family protein, translating into MGMSAHYYAYAQGDIEAIKNGGDGETLDEYDLDKMWDAMHKTLTGKNMFEAMSAGEIFATPNPLSWAIFGRGMAGEEGSEAVSYVDADDVKAVAKAMQSTDIGALLANINFTDFGEAGTYPEIWEYESEFEDIKAELKEHFNGLLSFYQNAADKGLGVLIVIA; encoded by the coding sequence ATGGGAATGAGCGCGCACTACTACGCCTATGCGCAGGGTGATATCGAGGCGATCAAAAACGGCGGCGACGGCGAGACGCTGGACGAATACGACCTAGATAAAATGTGGGACGCGATGCATAAAACGCTAACGGGCAAAAATATGTTTGAAGCGATGAGCGCGGGTGAGATTTTCGCGACGCCAAATCCGCTGAGCTGGGCGATATTTGGACGCGGAATGGCGGGTGAGGAGGGGAGCGAGGCGGTATCTTACGTGGATGCGGATGACGTAAAAGCCGTAGCTAAAGCGATGCAGAGCACCGACATCGGCGCGCTTTTAGCAAACATAAATTTTACGGACTTCGGCGAGGCGGGCACATACCCCGAGATATGGGAGTACGAGAGTGAATTTGAGGATATCAAAGCCGAGCTAAAAGAGCATTTTAACGGGCTTTTAAGCTTTTATCAAAATGCCGCCGACAAAGGTCTTGGCGTGCTGATCGTAATAGCTTAG
- a CDS encoding tRNA (cytidine(34)-2'-O)-methyltransferase, translating to MFNIVLVHPQIPQNTGSIGRMCVNANLKLHIIKPTVFDISEKAVRRAGLDYWALLNPVIWESLDEFLRANAAYEDRFFYATTKARKFYFEAEFKKGDFLFFGGESTGLPMELTRRNFANAIKIPMGEQGRSLNLATSAGIIAYEAIRQNFAESGLGSAL from the coding sequence ATGTTTAATATTGTCCTCGTTCATCCTCAAATCCCTCAAAATACGGGCTCGATCGGCCGCATGTGCGTAAATGCAAACCTTAAGCTTCATATAATCAAGCCGACCGTTTTTGACATCAGCGAAAAGGCCGTTAGGCGCGCAGGACTTGATTATTGGGCGCTGCTAAATCCGGTGATTTGGGAGAGTTTGGACGAGTTTTTGCGCGCAAACGCTGCTTACGAGGATAGATTTTTTTATGCGACGACGAAGGCGCGTAAATTTTATTTTGAAGCGGAGTTTAAAAAGGGCGATTTTTTGTTTTTCGGCGGCGAAAGTACGGGCTTGCCTATGGAGCTGACGCGGCGAAATTTCGCAAACGCTATCAAAATCCCGATGGGCGAGCAGGGCAGGAGTTTAAATTTAGCCACGAGTGCTGGCATCATCGCCTATGAGGCCATTAGACAAAATTTCGCCGAGTCAGGCCTTGGAAGCGCGCTATGA
- a CDS encoding 3-isopropylmalate dehydratase small subunit codes for MKQAKVWKFGDNIDTDIIIAARYLNTSDEKILATHIMEDADPEFSKKISAGDVIVAGENFGCGSSREHAPLALKAAGIGAVIAKSFARIFYRNSFNTGLLILEIKETDEINAGDELKIDVDNGAVVNLTSGKEYKFSPIPPFMQELLKSGGLIEYAKTRI; via the coding sequence ATGAAACAAGCAAAAGTATGGAAATTCGGCGACAATATCGACACCGACATCATCATAGCCGCGCGCTATCTAAACACCTCGGACGAAAAAATCTTGGCCACTCATATCATGGAGGACGCCGACCCCGAGTTTAGCAAAAAAATCTCCGCGGGCGACGTCATCGTAGCGGGCGAAAATTTCGGCTGCGGCAGCTCGCGCGAGCACGCTCCTTTGGCGCTTAAGGCCGCAGGTATCGGCGCCGTTATAGCTAAGAGTTTTGCTAGGATTTTTTATAGAAACAGCTTTAACACGGGACTTTTGATACTAGAAATCAAAGAAACCGACGAGATAAACGCGGGCGACGAGCTAAAAATCGACGTGGATAACGGCGCAGTCGTAAATTTAACGAGTGGCAAAGAGTATAAATTTAGCCCGATACCGCCGTTTATGCAAGAGCTTTTAAAAAGCGGTGGCCTCATAGAATACGCCAAAACAAGGATATAA
- a CDS encoding type II asparaginase: MKRVTILAVGGTVAGSGPGSLDASYTSGTVTVDKLIVAVPEINKIATIKGEQISNIGSQEMNNEVWLKLANRVNELLTSDEADGVVITHGTDTMEETAYFLNLVVKSDKPIVFTGAMRNSGSLSADGPLNIYNALSVAISKEAAGKGVVVVMNDEIHAAREVTKSDTTAVDTFKSPNSGKIGSAYYGNVKFYMNPLRKHTLNSAFDIAKIKELPRVDIIYSHANDNPDFINLAVKNGAKGIVNAGMGNGNPFPSALEALGEAVKSGVTVVRGSRVSSGESTLNGEVDDGKYGFLTSDNLNAQKARVLLMLALTQTTDKAKIQELFLTH; the protein is encoded by the coding sequence CGGCACAGTAGCAGGAAGCGGCCCCGGATCACTTGATGCGAGCTATACCTCAGGAACCGTTACGGTGGATAAACTGATCGTCGCGGTGCCTGAAATCAACAAAATAGCAACCATAAAAGGCGAGCAGATCTCAAACATCGGCTCGCAGGAGATGAACAACGAAGTTTGGCTAAAGCTAGCAAACAGAGTAAACGAGCTGCTAACTAGCGACGAGGCCGACGGCGTCGTCATCACGCACGGAACCGATACTATGGAGGAGACGGCGTATTTTTTAAATTTAGTCGTCAAAAGCGACAAACCGATAGTGTTTACGGGCGCGATGAGAAATAGCGGCTCGCTAAGCGCGGACGGCCCGCTAAATATCTATAACGCCCTAAGCGTCGCGATAAGCAAAGAAGCTGCAGGCAAGGGCGTAGTAGTCGTGATGAACGACGAGATCCACGCGGCGCGCGAAGTAACTAAAAGCGATACGACGGCGGTAGATACCTTTAAATCTCCAAACAGCGGCAAGATCGGCTCGGCGTATTACGGCAACGTTAAATTTTATATGAATCCGCTTCGCAAACATACGCTAAATTCGGCATTTGATATCGCAAAGATCAAAGAGCTGCCAAGAGTAGATATCATTTATAGCCACGCAAACGACAACCCGGACTTTATAAATTTAGCCGTCAAAAACGGAGCCAAAGGCATCGTAAATGCCGGCATGGGTAACGGAAATCCATTCCCAAGCGCGCTTGAGGCTCTAGGCGAAGCCGTTAAAAGCGGCGTAACGGTCGTGCGAGGCTCGCGCGTAAGCAGCGGCGAGTCCACGCTAAACGGCGAGGTAGACGACGGCAAATACGGATTTTTAACAAGCGATAATCTAAACGCGCAAAAAGCCAGAGTGCTTTTGATGCTTGCGCTTACGCAGACTACGGATAAGGCTAAGATCCAGGAACTTTTCCTGACTCACTAA
- a CDS encoding CCA tRNA nucleotidyltransferase encodes MSKIGSKICKNKNLKWLRDFLAPHTKRAYIVGGCVRDAMLGKKISDFDVEIYGIDPAKFDALMAQIGACGVGKNYFVYKFKNFDLSLPRTENKTGEGHKAFEVAYVDDERAASLRRDFTVNSMMINIFDGSFLDFYGGERDLKRGILRHIDDEKFAEDSLRVLRAVQFSARLNFHIARGSLRLMKRLNISDLSRERINGELMKLFGAKFQEVGFWYLYKLGLLGKIFGLNLSRADAEKFAAKLKSAVKFLPKQNGKKDEREFLYLLNGYFGVRNFYDLGLPKSFEACVKEPFFSQRPSERELLKIALDKPLKSWLGLNSPSLIKRAKNLGVYEAKFEPATNTAEILKQGFKDAEIGAEIRRRQDLAIEKFLNEKSSRA; translated from the coding sequence ATGTCGAAAATCGGCTCGAAAATCTGCAAAAATAAAAATTTAAAATGGCTGCGAGATTTTCTCGCACCCCACACCAAGCGCGCGTATATCGTCGGCGGCTGCGTTCGCGACGCGATGCTGGGTAAAAAAATCTCCGACTTTGACGTTGAAATTTACGGTATCGACCCGGCTAAATTTGACGCGTTGATGGCGCAAATAGGCGCTTGCGGCGTGGGCAAAAACTACTTCGTTTATAAATTTAAAAATTTCGATCTTTCTTTGCCGCGAACCGAAAACAAAACGGGCGAAGGACACAAAGCGTTTGAAGTCGCATACGTCGATGATGAGCGCGCAGCGTCTTTGCGCCGAGACTTTACCGTAAACTCGATGATGATAAATATCTTTGACGGCTCGTTTTTGGACTTTTACGGCGGAGAGCGCGACCTAAAACGCGGCATCTTGCGCCATATCGACGATGAAAAATTCGCCGAAGATAGCCTGCGCGTACTGCGGGCGGTGCAGTTTAGCGCACGGCTAAATTTCCATATCGCGCGAGGTAGTTTGCGGTTGATGAAACGCCTAAATATCAGCGACCTTAGCCGAGAGCGCATAAACGGCGAGCTGATGAAGCTTTTTGGCGCTAAATTTCAAGAGGTCGGCTTTTGGTATCTTTACAAACTAGGTCTTCTTGGTAAAATTTTCGGGCTAAATTTGAGCCGCGCCGATGCGGAAAAATTTGCCGCAAAACTAAAAAGCGCGGTTAAATTTCTACCCAAACAAAACGGCAAAAAAGACGAGCGCGAGTTTTTGTATCTTTTAAACGGCTATTTCGGCGTTAGAAATTTTTACGATTTAGGACTGCCAAAAAGTTTTGAAGCCTGCGTTAAAGAGCCGTTTTTTTCGCAGCGTCCAAGTGAGCGCGAGCTGCTTAAAATCGCGCTAGATAAACCGCTAAAAAGCTGGCTCGGGTTAAACTCGCCCAGCCTCATAAAAAGAGCTAAAAATTTAGGCGTTTATGAAGCTAAATTTGAACCCGCTACCAACACGGCTGAGATTTTAAAACAAGGCTTTAAAGACGCTGAAATCGGCGCTGAGATAAGGCGTAGGCAGGATTTGGCGATAGAAAAATTTTTAAACGAAAAGTCAAGCCGCGCTTAA
- a CDS encoding endonuclease/exonuclease/phosphatase family protein yields MKFAVNRLFAIVFAALFFAVFAAGAELKIATFNVQNLFDAKNDGSEYKDFVVGKSEWNEKKASAKFKAVSAKIKELNADIIALQEIENETILKGLMKETGYKYFAFSKGKNGPVGLAVISRVKPEKTQIFSVPNVKTRDILKLDFEINGQKFSLLNLHFPARKNPLKQRKTAFVTLKSALADAEKVVVLGDFNTPYGDKELLGDLAASKNLANLWAFLPKHERYSHTSLNALDHVLLSKDALGQNYVLNSFKVEREGEQISDHFALVFRLNFDKNAKNTLQNIAEARVGELSKKSNLPVLLKRATVVQKDKKGFTLAQDKRGIYVYEPKNDAKPGRVMDVAVNSLDEFKGNLEISSHYAVKIYEETQDPREQMLEAKNLKQARPGDVFSRIGGEVRNGRLYTPYGDIKIYGAKGKPRNEKEAVFTSVRVVSYKNEPQIWIENEDN; encoded by the coding sequence ATGAAATTTGCGGTAAATAGACTCTTTGCGATTGTTTTTGCGGCTCTGTTTTTTGCAGTTTTTGCGGCGGGTGCCGAGCTAAAGATCGCTACGTTTAACGTGCAAAATTTATTTGACGCCAAAAACGACGGCAGCGAGTATAAGGATTTCGTCGTCGGCAAATCAGAGTGGAACGAAAAAAAAGCAAGCGCCAAATTTAAAGCCGTAAGCGCAAAGATAAAAGAGCTAAACGCCGATATAATCGCGCTTCAAGAGATAGAAAACGAGACGATTTTAAAAGGGCTGATGAAAGAGACCGGCTATAAATATTTTGCCTTTTCAAAGGGTAAAAACGGCCCGGTAGGCCTAGCCGTCATCTCTCGCGTAAAGCCTGAAAAAACGCAAATCTTTAGCGTGCCAAACGTAAAAACAAGGGATATTTTAAAGCTTGATTTTGAGATTAATGGGCAAAAATTTAGCCTTTTAAATTTACATTTTCCCGCTAGGAAAAATCCTTTAAAGCAGAGAAAAACGGCTTTTGTCACGCTAAAATCGGCCTTAGCGGATGCCGAAAAGGTCGTGGTTTTGGGCGATTTTAATACGCCTTACGGAGATAAAGAGCTGCTTGGCGATCTTGCGGCTAGTAAAAATTTAGCCAATCTTTGGGCGTTTTTGCCAAAGCACGAGCGCTACTCGCACACAAGCCTAAATGCGCTCGATCACGTCCTGCTCTCAAAAGACGCGCTTGGTCAAAATTACGTTTTAAACAGTTTTAAGGTTGAGCGAGAGGGAGAGCAAATTTCGGATCATTTCGCACTGGTTTTTAGGCTAAATTTTGATAAAAACGCTAAAAATACGCTGCAAAATATCGCCGAGGCGCGGGTCGGCGAACTGTCAAAAAAGTCAAATTTGCCCGTTTTGCTAAAACGCGCTACGGTCGTGCAAAAGGACAAAAAGGGCTTCACGCTAGCGCAGGATAAGCGCGGCATCTACGTTTACGAGCCAAAAAACGACGCAAAGCCCGGCCGAGTCATGGACGTAGCGGTAAACAGCTTAGACGAGTTTAAGGGGAATCTTGAGATTAGCTCGCATTATGCGGTTAAAATTTACGAGGAAACGCAAGATCCGCGTGAGCAGATGCTGGAGGCTAAAAACCTAAAACAAGCGCGCCCGGGCGACGTGTTTAGCCGTATCGGCGGCGAAGTGCGAAACGGCAGACTCTACACGCCGTACGGAGATATTAAAATTTACGGCGCAAAGGGCAAACCGCGCAACGAAAAAGAGGCGGTTTTTACCTCCGTTCGCGTCGTGAGCTATAAAAACGAACCTCAAATTTGGATAGAAAATGAAGATAATTGA